One Candidatus Kryptobacter tengchongensis DNA window includes the following coding sequences:
- a CDS encoding Membrane associated serine protease, rhomboid family, producing MIPLKDTIPSQRYPIVTVTLIILNVFAFLFELSLGEDLSGFFDLFGVVPATYFELKESGAPFWLIYYPFLTSMFLHGGWMHLIGNMIYLWVFGDNVEDRMGHLRFFVFYILCGVFASFAHVYTNPHSEVPAVGASGAISGVLGAYFLLFPHSRVITLIPIFFFFDLIEVSAFVFLGLWFLIQFFNGVASLGAATYATSGGVAWWAHIGGFVAGFLLSFAFIRRGRY from the coding sequence TTGATACCGCTTAAAGATACAATACCATCGCAGAGGTATCCAATTGTCACTGTAACTTTAATTATTCTTAATGTTTTTGCATTTTTGTTTGAGCTTTCGCTCGGGGAAGATTTGTCTGGTTTTTTTGATCTTTTTGGTGTGGTTCCCGCAACTTATTTTGAGTTAAAAGAATCTGGAGCACCTTTTTGGTTAATTTACTATCCATTTTTAACATCAATGTTCTTGCACGGTGGATGGATGCATTTAATTGGGAATATGATTTATCTTTGGGTTTTTGGTGATAATGTTGAGGATAGGATGGGGCATTTGAGGTTTTTTGTATTTTATATTCTTTGTGGAGTTTTTGCATCCTTTGCCCATGTTTATACTAATCCTCACTCTGAAGTTCCAGCTGTTGGCGCAAGTGGTGCAATATCTGGGGTTCTTGGGGCTTATTTTCTTCTTTTCCCTCATTCAAGGGTTATAACTTTAATTCCAATTTTTTTCTTCTTTGATTTGATTGAGGTTTCAGCTTTTGTTTTTCTTGGCTTGTGGTTTTTGATTCAATTTTTCAATGGAGTTGCTTCGCTTGGTGCTGCAACTTATGCGACATCTGGTGGGGTTGCTTGGTGGGCTCATATAGGTGGATTTGTTGCTGGGTTTTTGCTTTCGTTTGCTTTCATAAGGAGAGGTCGGTATTAA
- a CDS encoding glycolate oxidase iron-sulfur subunit: MGLTKRVSLMDLKIPSELIVQCMHCGMCLPVCPTYNLTLLEKSSPRGRIRLIKEVEDGNLPMTDDFVDEMYFCLDCQACQSVCPAGVQYGKLVESARIKAFMLGKDKQVLIKKLIFRFVFASNFVFKFFARLMGLYQKTLRRFIYKIIPDRLRRIEELAPMISNKFSDEVLPEVLKPNGEVKYKVGFLTGCFMNVMYSGINIDSIEVLLENGCEVYIPKKQVCCGSVMAHYGDIEMARRLARKNVIEFSRYELDAIVVNSAGCGAFMKEYGELFKEDKDKTLSEKAEHISKIVKDINEFLCEIDFKKPEVELDLKVTYHDACHLAHTQKITAQPRTLIKSIPGVKLVELNESTWCCGSAGIYNILRYDDSMKILDRKIKNILETKAEIVLTANPGCHAQIEYGLKKAKADIKVMHPVSLLNIAYKMMKSSGNFAVINYNEAFKNRE; encoded by the coding sequence ATGGGTTTAACAAAAAGGGTTTCTTTAATGGATCTAAAAATCCCATCTGAACTCATCGTTCAGTGTATGCATTGCGGGATGTGTCTTCCTGTTTGCCCAACTTATAATTTAACTTTACTTGAAAAGTCATCGCCAAGGGGAAGAATACGACTTATTAAAGAGGTTGAGGACGGAAACTTGCCTATGACAGACGATTTTGTTGATGAGATGTATTTTTGTCTTGACTGTCAAGCATGCCAGAGTGTTTGCCCCGCAGGTGTTCAATACGGGAAACTTGTTGAATCAGCAAGAATAAAAGCTTTTATGCTTGGGAAGGATAAGCAAGTTTTGATTAAAAAATTGATCTTTAGATTTGTTTTCGCTTCAAATTTTGTTTTCAAATTTTTTGCGAGGTTGATGGGATTGTATCAAAAAACTTTAAGACGATTCATTTATAAAATTATCCCAGATCGTTTGCGGAGAATAGAAGAACTTGCCCCTATGATCTCAAATAAGTTTTCAGATGAAGTTTTGCCTGAAGTTTTAAAACCAAATGGGGAGGTAAAATATAAAGTTGGTTTTTTAACGGGTTGTTTTATGAATGTTATGTATTCGGGAATCAACATTGATTCTATTGAGGTGTTGCTTGAAAATGGATGTGAAGTTTATATCCCCAAAAAACAAGTCTGTTGCGGTTCTGTTATGGCTCATTATGGAGACATTGAAATGGCAAGAAGACTTGCAAGGAAAAATGTGATTGAGTTTTCAAGATATGAACTTGATGCAATAGTTGTGAATTCAGCAGGATGCGGGGCTTTTATGAAAGAATATGGTGAACTATTTAAAGAGGACAAAGATAAAACTTTGAGTGAGAAAGCCGAACATATAAGCAAGATAGTAAAAGATATCAATGAGTTTCTCTGTGAAATTGATTTCAAAAAGCCAGAAGTTGAACTTGATTTAAAAGTTACATACCACGACGCTTGCCATCTTGCACATACACAAAAGATAACCGCACAACCAAGAACATTAATAAAGTCAATCCCTGGCGTTAAACTTGTTGAATTAAATGAATCTACATGGTGTTGCGGAAGCGCAGGAATTTATAACATTCTCAGATATGACGATTCAATGAAGATACTTGACCGAAAGATAAAGAACATACTTGAAACGAAAGCTGAAATTGTTTTAACCGCTAACCCCGGTTGTCATGCGCAGATTGAATACGGACTTAAAAAAGCGAAAGCAGATATAAAAGTTATGCATCCTGTTTCCTTGCTAAACATTGCTTATAAAATGATGAAATCTTCTGGGAATTTTGCGGTAATTAACTATAATGAAGCGTTTAAGAATCGGGAATAA
- a CDS encoding glycolate oxidase, with product MDIKIIRRLEEIVGKGRVLTSIENRIAYSYDATPTFASLPDAIVIPETPEHVSQVLKLANEENFIVIPRGSGTGLSGGAVPLPNSVVLLMNRWRRILEIDSENLTALVEPGVITAQLHKEVEKYGLFYPPDPGSMTISTIGGNVAENAGGLRGLKYGVTKNYVLGLEVVLPTGEIINVGGKNVKDVAGYNLKDVLIGSEGTLGVFTKILLKLIPKPQASKTMLAFFKSIREAGKTVADIIANHIMPATLEFLDNTTIKCVEDYAHLGLPVNAGALLLIEVDGHPVQVEEEAEKIVKICVKNNATDYKLAKSEDEALKLKTARRAAFAALARVKPTTILEDATVPRSFVPEMVEKIQEIAGKYQIIIGNFGHAGDGNLHPTALTDERDKEEMKKVEMAFEEIFNYAIKLGGTITGEHGVGLAKKRFLEKQFNKPAIEFMKNIKRVLDPNGILNTGKIFDLKPRCEGRLPISREEIDKYSDLWV from the coding sequence ATGGATATAAAAATCATTCGTCGTCTTGAGGAAATCGTTGGGAAAGGACGAGTTTTAACTTCAATAGAGAACAGGATAGCCTATTCATACGATGCTACGCCAACATTTGCAAGTTTACCTGATGCTATTGTGATTCCAGAGACGCCCGAACATGTATCACAGGTTTTGAAATTAGCCAATGAGGAAAATTTTATCGTCATCCCTCGGGGTTCTGGAACTGGGTTAAGTGGCGGTGCTGTGCCCTTGCCTAATTCCGTTGTTTTATTAATGAATAGGTGGAGAAGAATTTTAGAAATTGATTCGGAAAATTTAACAGCTTTGGTTGAGCCAGGTGTTATAACCGCGCAACTTCATAAAGAGGTTGAGAAATATGGTTTGTTTTATCCGCCTGACCCTGGTAGCATGACGATTTCAACAATTGGTGGTAATGTAGCTGAAAACGCAGGAGGTTTAAGGGGATTAAAGTATGGCGTTACAAAAAATTATGTTCTTGGGCTTGAGGTTGTGCTTCCAACAGGTGAAATAATAAATGTTGGTGGGAAAAATGTTAAAGATGTCGCCGGATATAATTTAAAAGATGTTTTAATTGGTTCAGAAGGAACGCTTGGCGTTTTTACGAAAATTTTGTTGAAGCTTATACCAAAACCGCAAGCCTCAAAGACAATGCTTGCGTTTTTCAAATCAATAAGGGAAGCTGGAAAGACCGTTGCAGATATAATCGCAAATCACATCATGCCAGCAACGCTTGAATTTCTTGATAACACAACGATAAAATGCGTTGAAGATTATGCTCACCTTGGTTTGCCAGTAAATGCTGGGGCTTTGCTTCTGATTGAGGTGGATGGACATCCGGTTCAAGTTGAGGAGGAAGCAGAGAAAATAGTAAAGATCTGTGTTAAGAATAACGCAACGGATTATAAACTTGCAAAATCGGAAGATGAAGCCTTAAAGCTAAAAACCGCAAGGCGTGCTGCGTTTGCGGCGCTTGCTCGTGTTAAACCAACCACAATACTTGAAGATGCAACTGTTCCAAGGAGTTTTGTCCCAGAAATGGTTGAGAAAATTCAAGAGATAGCGGGTAAGTATCAAATTATTATCGGAAATTTTGGTCATGCTGGAGATGGGAATCTTCATCCAACCGCATTGACGGATGAAAGAGATAAGGAGGAAATGAAAAAAGTTGAGATGGCTTTTGAGGAGATTTTTAATTATGCCATCAAACTTGGCGGGACAATCACAGGTGAGCACGGAGTTGGTCTTGCAAAGAAGAGATTTCTTGAAAAACAGTTCAACAAACCAGCGATTGAATTTATGAAGAACATCAAGAGAGTTCTTGATCCAAATGGAATTTTAAACACGGGTAAAATTTTTGACCTCAAACCACGATGTGAAGGACGCCTTCCAATATCAAGGGAAGAAATTGATAAATATAGCGATTTATGGGTTTAA
- a CDS encoding Predicted membrane protein (DUF2085) yields MSPKLGKMRVYIGLVLAVFIFNLLTISPVIFVNLGLNKFAKIIYCYFSPLCHQIDSRSFHINGVKLAVCSRCSLIYFGALIGVLIFPIVNRHNFVKNGNLLLIVGLLPSVVEFSLEKFVGLEIVIFKVLSSLFLGGIVGVVLSHQIIDMFSSKGKIF; encoded by the coding sequence ATGAGTCCAAAGTTGGGGAAAATGAGAGTTTATATTGGACTTGTTTTGGCTGTATTTATATTTAACCTTTTAACAATAAGCCCTGTGATTTTTGTGAATTTGGGTTTAAATAAATTTGCGAAGATAATTTACTGTTATTTCAGCCCTTTATGTCACCAGATTGATTCAAGAAGTTTTCATATAAATGGGGTTAAACTTGCGGTTTGCTCAAGGTGTAGTTTAATTTACTTTGGTGCTTTGATCGGCGTTTTAATTTTTCCAATTGTAAATAGACATAATTTTGTAAAAAATGGAAATTTATTGCTCATTGTTGGTCTTCTTCCTTCTGTTGTTGAGTTTTCGCTTGAAAAATTTGTTGGGCTTGAGATTGTAATTTTTAAAGTTTTATCTTCTCTCTTCCTTGGAGGGATAGTGGGTGTGGTGCTGAGCCACCAAATTATTGATATGTTTTCCTCAAAAGGCAAAATTTTTTAG
- a CDS encoding monovalent cation:H+ antiporter-2, CPA2 family yields MTEEFLKTFVIIFGLSTFIVYLLHKIKLPPVIGFLLSGVIAGPYGVGLVRDVSLVEIFAEIGVILLLFVLGIELSPTKLFEMKRFIFLGGALQILVTLFFVVLISLIFLNFNVALFAGIVIALSSTAIALKYLADKGEIDTPHGRITVGILIFQDLVAVFIAGFIPLFSGGNLKAGEFTVKIILSLLIVFIVLWTSRNLVPFLFLQIVKLKIRDLFIISVLFLCFSVALLISEIGFSLAFGAFLAGLLISESEYAHQVTADIIPFRESFMAVFFISIGMLFNVDFVGKNLLAVILISALIILIKIVGGFASVALAGGSSRVALISSFALTPMSEFSFVLTLLGKESGVINDDFYNFFISASVITMLFSPVLMIFAPRLSELVGKYVKIRGEIFDVVEKGQNLENHVIIVGFGLNGKNIAKALKAIGVPYVVVELNIFTVKKMREMGELIYYGDGTSVDVLRKVGIGKARLIIIAISDPASARKIVSLARFENPDIYIIVRTRYVSEIDELKKLGADEVIPEEFETSIEIISRVLNYFNLPLNVVREYISKLREDAYKALRVAEPKIEKLTSEIELLKYLNIKTYIVGVNSRAKDKSIAELNLKAQTGVLVIAVQRGDEILVNPSSDFVFKAGDVMFIIGTPREIDKTAEFLEG; encoded by the coding sequence ATGACTGAGGAGTTTTTGAAAACTTTTGTTATAATTTTTGGTCTTTCTACTTTTATTGTTTATTTGCTGCATAAAATAAAGTTACCCCCTGTCATAGGTTTTTTGCTATCTGGGGTTATAGCTGGACCCTATGGAGTAGGGCTTGTGAGAGATGTCTCTCTTGTTGAGATCTTCGCTGAGATAGGGGTTATTTTGCTTTTATTTGTTCTTGGGATAGAACTTTCACCGACGAAATTATTTGAAATGAAAAGATTTATTTTCCTTGGCGGTGCTTTACAAATTTTGGTTACATTATTTTTTGTTGTGCTTATATCTTTAATTTTTCTAAATTTTAATGTTGCACTTTTTGCGGGGATAGTTATTGCTTTGAGTAGCACTGCAATAGCTTTGAAATATCTTGCTGATAAAGGTGAGATTGATACACCGCATGGGAGGATAACGGTTGGGATTTTGATTTTTCAGGATTTGGTTGCCGTTTTTATAGCTGGATTTATCCCGCTCTTTTCGGGTGGAAATTTAAAAGCCGGTGAATTCACAGTTAAAATTATTTTATCGCTTTTGATTGTGTTTATTGTTTTATGGACTTCACGGAATCTCGTGCCCTTTCTATTTCTTCAGATTGTTAAATTGAAGATAAGGGATCTTTTCATAATTTCGGTTTTATTTTTGTGTTTTAGCGTCGCTCTGCTTATTTCAGAGATCGGTTTTTCACTTGCATTTGGGGCTTTCCTTGCGGGGCTTTTAATTTCTGAATCTGAATATGCACATCAAGTAACTGCTGATATAATTCCCTTCAGGGAAAGTTTTATGGCTGTATTTTTCATATCAATTGGGATGCTTTTTAATGTTGATTTTGTAGGCAAAAATTTGTTAGCGGTGATTCTTATTTCGGCTTTAATTATTTTGATTAAAATAGTTGGTGGGTTCGCAAGTGTTGCGCTTGCTGGTGGTAGTTCAAGGGTAGCTTTGATCTCATCTTTTGCTTTAACCCCAATGAGTGAATTTTCGTTTGTTTTAACTTTGCTTGGAAAGGAAAGCGGTGTTATAAATGACGACTTTTATAATTTTTTTATATCTGCGTCCGTGATAACGATGCTCTTCTCCCCTGTTTTGATGATTTTTGCACCAAGGCTTTCTGAGCTGGTGGGAAAATATGTGAAAATTAGAGGTGAAATTTTTGATGTGGTTGAAAAGGGACAGAACCTTGAAAATCATGTTATAATTGTTGGCTTTGGTTTGAATGGTAAAAATATCGCAAAAGCGTTGAAGGCTATTGGAGTTCCATATGTTGTCGTTGAACTTAATATCTTTACGGTTAAGAAGATGCGTGAAATGGGTGAGCTAATTTATTATGGCGATGGAACAAGTGTTGATGTGTTAAGAAAAGTTGGGATTGGCAAAGCAAGATTAATAATTATAGCGATTTCAGACCCAGCGTCAGCAAGAAAAATTGTCTCGCTCGCACGCTTTGAAAATCCAGATATATACATAATTGTCAGAACAAGGTATGTGTCGGAAATTGACGAATTGAAAAAGCTCGGAGCTGATGAGGTCATCCCAGAGGAATTTGAAACATCAATAGAAATAATATCCCGAGTTTTGAATTATTTTAATTTACCTTTAAATGTTGTGAGAGAATATATAAGCAAGCTGAGAGAAGATGCTTATAAAGCTTTGAGGGTGGCTGAACCTAAAATTGAAAAATTAACTAGTGAGATTGAACTTTTGAAGTATCTCAATATCAAAACCTATATTGTGGGTGTAAATTCAAGAGCAAAGGATAAATCAATTGCGGAGTTAAATTTGAAAGCACAGACAGGTGTTTTGGTAATTGCTGTTCAACGTGGTGATGAAATTTTGGTAAATCCATCTTCTGATTTTGTTTTTAAGGCGGGCGATGTGATGTTTATTATCGGAACTCCAAGGGAAATAGATAAGACAGCTGAGTTTCTTGAAGGATAA
- a CDS encoding phosphoribosylaminoimidazole-succinocarboxamide synthase, with amino-acid sequence MYQVLSQSNIGAKLIKRGKVRDVYEADGYLLIVATDRISAFDVVLPNPIPYKGYVLNQISVFWFKFLSGVVKTHFITDDVNLFPEIFKKSYEQVVYRSMLVKKAKPLPVECIVRGYISGSAWKEYKKYGSVCGIKLPEGLRESDKLSEPIFTPSTKAETGHDENITFEKVVDLIGGELAEKVRDLSLRIYIEAEEYARKKGIIIADTKFEFGLDENGELILIDEVLTPDSSRFWPLSEYEPGKPQPSFDKQYVRDYLESINWDKKPPAPELPEEVIKKTRDKYLEAYRLLTGEDLLKKLKI; translated from the coding sequence ATGTATCAAGTGCTTTCACAAAGTAATATAGGGGCAAAATTAATAAAAAGAGGTAAGGTTCGTGATGTTTATGAGGCGGATGGGTATCTTTTAATAGTTGCGACAGATAGAATTTCGGCATTTGATGTCGTGCTTCCAAACCCAATTCCTTATAAAGGTTATGTTTTGAATCAAATTTCTGTTTTCTGGTTCAAATTTTTAAGTGGTGTTGTAAAGACTCACTTCATAACTGATGATGTTAATTTGTTTCCTGAAATTTTCAAAAAAAGTTATGAGCAGGTTGTTTATCGCTCAATGCTTGTTAAAAAAGCAAAGCCACTTCCAGTTGAGTGCATAGTTAGGGGCTATATATCGGGTTCAGCATGGAAGGAATATAAAAAATATGGCTCGGTTTGTGGAATAAAACTTCCCGAAGGTTTGAGGGAATCGGATAAACTTTCCGAGCCAATTTTCACTCCATCAACGAAAGCTGAAACAGGTCATGATGAAAATATCACTTTTGAAAAAGTTGTAGATTTAATTGGGGGAGAATTAGCTGAAAAGGTTCGTGATTTGAGTTTAAGGATTTATATTGAGGCTGAAGAATACGCGCGCAAAAAGGGTATAATTATAGCAGATACAAAGTTTGAGTTTGGTCTTGATGAGAATGGCGAGTTAATTTTAATTGACGAGGTTTTAACTCCTGATTCATCTCGTTTTTGGCCACTTTCAGAATATGAACCTGGTAAACCCCAGCCCTCATTTGATAAGCAGTATGTTCGTGATTATCTTGAGTCCATAAATTGGGATAAAAAACCGCCAGCGCCGGAACTTCCAGAAGAAGTTATTAAAAAGACAAGAGATAAATATCTTGAAGCATACAGGCTATTGACAGGTGAGGATTTGTTAAAGAAACTGAAAATTTGA
- a CDS encoding Excinuclease ABC subunit B — MDKFKLVSKYKPTGDQPKAIKELTEGILRGEKYQTLLGVTGSGKTFTLAHVIAKVNKPTLVISHNKTLAAQLYGEFKSFFPENAVEFFISYYDYYQPEAYIPETDTYIEKDAAINDEIDRLRLKATSALLSGRRDVIIVASVSCIYNIGSPEDYVRQIVTIRVGDRIDRNSLLYKLMDIHYARNDFEFTRGTFRVRGDVIEVLPAYENEEAIRIEFFDDVIEKISFIDKLTGKVIGRTEEVVIYPAKYFIMDRPTLERAIKSIEEELEQRLSELRAQGKFLEAQRLESRTRFDIEMMREIGYCKGIENYSRHLTGRKPGERPYTLIDYFPDDYLMIIDESHVTIPQIRGMYNGDKSRKETLIEHGFRLPSALDNRPLKFEEFESLINQVIFVSATPGDYELEKCKGVVVEQIIRPTGLLDPEVVVKPTKNQIDDLIHEIRERVKRKERVLVTTLTKQMAEDLAEFLQGIGIKVRYIHSDIDALERVEILRDLRLGDFDVLVGVNLLREGLDLPEVSLVAILDADKEGFLRSEKSLIQIAGRTARNVNGKVILYADRITKSMQKMIDETNRRRKIQMEYNEKHGIKPQTVYKTIEDILATTIVADVKPKYEVKERTKISIVTDIGFKFMTPEQRRELIEQLRREMIKAAKDLEFERAAEIRDEIQRLMSLMKN; from the coding sequence ATGGATAAATTCAAACTTGTTTCAAAATATAAACCGACGGGTGATCAACCGAAAGCGATAAAGGAACTCACAGAGGGAATTTTAAGAGGTGAGAAATACCAAACTCTTCTTGGCGTTACTGGAAGTGGTAAAACATTCACGCTTGCCCATGTCATCGCAAAGGTGAATAAACCAACGCTTGTTATCTCTCATAATAAAACGCTTGCTGCTCAGCTTTACGGTGAATTTAAGTCATTCTTTCCTGAAAATGCAGTTGAGTTTTTTATAAGCTATTATGATTATTACCAACCTGAGGCTTATATTCCGGAGACAGATACCTATATTGAGAAGGATGCTGCTATAAATGATGAAATTGATCGTCTCCGTTTAAAGGCGACAAGCGCATTGCTTTCAGGAAGAAGAGATGTAATAATTGTTGCTTCTGTTAGCTGTATTTATAACATTGGCTCTCCTGAGGATTATGTCAGGCAAATTGTTACCATAAGAGTTGGTGATAGAATTGATAGGAATTCGCTTTTGTATAAACTTATGGATATCCACTACGCGAGAAATGATTTTGAATTCACACGGGGAACATTCAGGGTCAGGGGCGATGTGATTGAGGTTTTACCAGCTTATGAAAATGAGGAGGCGATAAGAATTGAGTTTTTTGATGATGTAATTGAGAAAATTTCATTCATTGATAAATTAACTGGGAAAGTTATCGGTAGAACTGAAGAAGTTGTAATTTACCCGGCGAAATATTTCATTATGGATAGACCAACGCTTGAGAGGGCAATTAAAAGTATTGAGGAGGAACTTGAACAAAGGTTATCTGAATTAAGAGCGCAAGGTAAATTCCTTGAAGCGCAAAGACTTGAAAGCAGAACAAGATTTGATATTGAAATGATGCGGGAAATTGGATATTGCAAGGGAATTGAAAATTATTCAAGACATCTTACTGGAAGAAAACCCGGTGAAAGACCTTATACTTTGATTGACTATTTCCCAGATGATTATTTGATGATAATTGATGAATCACATGTGACAATACCACAAATTCGCGGGATGTATAATGGTGATAAATCAAGAAAGGAAACCCTGATTGAGCATGGCTTCAGATTGCCATCTGCACTTGATAACAGACCTTTGAAATTTGAAGAATTTGAGTCGCTGATAAATCAAGTTATATTCGTAAGCGCAACCCCGGGGGATTATGAACTTGAAAAATGTAAAGGGGTTGTAGTTGAACAGATAATAAGACCGACCGGTCTTCTTGATCCCGAGGTTGTAGTTAAGCCCACAAAAAATCAAATTGATGATTTGATTCATGAGATTCGGGAAAGGGTTAAAAGAAAAGAAAGAGTTCTTGTTACGACGCTTACGAAGCAAATGGCCGAAGACCTTGCGGAGTTTTTACAGGGAATAGGGATAAAGGTTAGGTATATTCATTCGGATATTGATGCACTTGAAAGAGTTGAAATTTTGAGAGATCTTCGCCTGGGTGATTTTGATGTGCTCGTTGGGGTTAATCTTCTTCGTGAGGGGCTTGACCTTCCGGAGGTTTCACTTGTAGCAATTCTTGATGCTGATAAAGAGGGTTTCCTTCGCTCTGAAAAATCGCTCATTCAGATCGCTGGTAGAACAGCAAGAAATGTTAATGGTAAAGTCATACTTTATGCCGATAGAATTACGAAATCAATGCAGAAAATGATTGATGAAACTAATAGAAGAAGGAAAATTCAAATGGAGTATAACGAAAAACATGGAATTAAGCCTCAAACAGTTTATAAAACAATTGAGGACATACTTGCGACGACAATCGTTGCGGATGTGAAGCCAAAGTATGAGGTTAAAGAGAGAACAAAAATCTCAATTGTCACGGATATAGGCTTTAAATTTATGACACCGGAACAGAGAAGAGAATTGATAGAACAATTGAGGCGTGAAATGATAAAAGCAGCTAAAGACCTTGAATTTGAGAGAGCAGCTGAGATAAGAGATGAAATTCAAAGGTTGATGAGTTTGATGAAAAATTAA